One genomic window of Vibrio rhizosphaerae includes the following:
- a CDS encoding UxaA family hydrolase, translating to MKKFIQINPSDNVVVCLDAIQAHQQLDVDGVMITVAEDVERGSKVAIRSISRGDNIIKYGSPIGGATADIEAGQWVHTHNMKTNLSDTDSYQYHPKFVPVPLLSTQERTFQGYARANGDVAIRNEIWVIPTVGCVNGIARQAVERFKQNHPQLQCDGVHLFAHNYGCSQLGDDHENTRRILANMVKHPNAGGVLVIGLGCENNQIVPFQELVGDVDPDRVRYMVAQNERDEVAAAVEQLTQIYQTVRQDTRTEMSIGRLRVGLECGGSDGLSGITANPMLGAFSDYLIQFGGTSVLTEVPEMFGAEHILFERCIDEATFDKAVAMINGFKQYFIAHDQPIYENPSPGNKKGGISSLEDKSMGCTQKAGNSPVIDVLAYGDTLSVPGLNLLSAPGNDAVATSALAASGCHMVLFSTGRGTPYGGFVPTMKIATNSELAEKKPHWIDFNAGSLVEGVTMPEILDQFIERVVAIASGEPANNEKNDFRELAIFKSGVTL from the coding sequence CGACGCGATTCAGGCCCATCAGCAGCTTGATGTGGACGGCGTCATGATCACCGTTGCAGAAGATGTCGAACGGGGCAGTAAAGTGGCCATTCGATCAATTTCGCGTGGTGATAACATTATCAAATATGGCAGCCCGATTGGCGGGGCGACGGCTGATATTGAAGCCGGGCAGTGGGTACATACCCACAATATGAAGACCAATCTGTCGGATACCGATAGCTACCAATATCATCCTAAATTTGTGCCTGTGCCACTGCTGAGCACGCAAGAGCGCACCTTTCAGGGCTATGCGCGTGCCAATGGCGACGTGGCGATTCGTAACGAAATCTGGGTGATTCCGACCGTCGGTTGTGTCAATGGCATTGCGAGACAGGCGGTTGAGCGCTTCAAACAAAATCATCCGCAGTTGCAGTGTGACGGCGTCCATCTGTTTGCCCATAACTATGGTTGCTCACAGCTCGGTGACGACCATGAAAATACCCGTAGAATTCTGGCCAACATGGTTAAACACCCCAATGCCGGTGGTGTATTAGTCATTGGGCTGGGATGTGAGAACAATCAGATTGTCCCGTTTCAGGAGCTGGTCGGTGACGTCGATCCCGATCGGGTACGCTACATGGTGGCGCAAAACGAACGGGATGAAGTGGCTGCGGCGGTTGAACAGCTTACGCAAATCTATCAGACCGTCCGTCAGGATACCCGTACCGAGATGAGTATCGGCCGGTTACGCGTCGGGTTAGAGTGCGGCGGCTCGGACGGGTTATCCGGGATTACTGCGAACCCGATGCTCGGCGCGTTCTCTGATTATCTGATTCAGTTTGGCGGCACCTCGGTATTAACCGAAGTCCCGGAGATGTTCGGTGCCGAGCATATTCTTTTCGAACGGTGCATCGATGAAGCAACCTTCGATAAAGCTGTGGCGATGATTAACGGCTTTAAGCAATACTTTATTGCCCATGACCAGCCGATTTATGAGAACCCGTCACCGGGGAATAAAAAAGGCGGGATTTCTTCGCTGGAAGATAAATCGATGGGATGTACACAAAAAGCGGGCAATAGCCCGGTGATCGATGTGCTGGCCTATGGTGACACGCTATCTGTACCCGGTTTGAATCTGTTGAGTGCTCCGGGCAATGATGCGGTTGCCACATCGGCGCTGGCTGCGAGCGGGTGTCATATGGTGCTGTTTTCTACGGGGCGTGGTACGCCTTATGGCGGGTTTGTGCCGACCATGAAGATTGCCACCAACTCGGAACTGGCGGAGAAAAAACCGCATTGGATTGATTTCAATGCCGGATCTCTGGTCGAAGGGGTCACCATGCCTGAAATTCTCGACCAGTTTATTGAACGTGTGGTTGCGATTGCCAGTGGTGAGCCGGCTAACAACGAAAAGAATGATTTTCGTGAACTGGCGATCTTTAAATCCGGGGTGACGCTGTAG
- a CDS encoding helix-turn-helix domain-containing protein, whose amino-acid sequence MWDKSPYGLSVDERIFVDDPQVTTLYRQFLLNLSWNDTADRLALSAATTLLLTHLVHHYTHFKWQPVQVTGGLAPYLLARVKAYIEANLSAGIQLADLAAVVNLSEYHFARMFKQSVGLAPHQYVMQQRLLLAKTLLKNTDLSLVTIALQCGFSSSGHFSNRFKLASGFTPSQYRQR is encoded by the coding sequence GTGTGGGACAAGAGCCCGTACGGACTCAGTGTCGATGAACGGATTTTTGTCGATGATCCGCAAGTTACGACGCTGTACCGGCAGTTCTTATTGAATCTGAGCTGGAATGACACGGCAGATCGTCTGGCGCTGAGCGCCGCGACGACATTATTGTTAACCCATCTGGTACATCACTACACCCATTTTAAATGGCAGCCGGTTCAGGTCACCGGCGGGCTCGCACCATACCTGCTTGCCCGGGTGAAGGCCTATATTGAAGCCAATCTCAGTGCCGGCATCCAACTCGCTGATTTAGCGGCAGTGGTGAATTTAAGTGAATATCACTTTGCACGGATGTTTAAACAATCCGTCGGACTGGCTCCGCATCAATACGTGATGCAGCAGCGCTTACTGTTGGCAAAAACCTTGCTGAAAAACACGGATCTGTCTTTAGTCACCATCGCTTTGCAGTGTGGCTTCAGCTCATCGGGGCATTTTTCCAATCGGTTTAAACTGGCCAGCGGGTTTACTCCAAGCCAATACCGGCAGCGTTAG
- a CDS encoding AAA family ATPase: MKTVILVNGIPASGKSTTANRIADYLTCPYLSIDTIKEPFMALYHDVDRNLNRRLGQAAYQVIWDTIAQAPDACVYVVDAWFGFRPKEELLRYVDAANIDHVIEVWNQVSPETVVERYKQRLPYRRKGHPGAEYLPELETLAQKAKPMHIGELIWLDQDDTPSHTQLLPEISARIAARDPVKKTINS; this comes from the coding sequence ATGAAAACTGTCATTCTTGTGAATGGAATCCCGGCTTCAGGCAAAAGCACGACGGCAAACCGCATCGCCGATTATCTGACGTGCCCCTATTTGTCGATCGATACCATCAAAGAGCCGTTTATGGCGCTGTATCACGATGTGGATCGCAACCTCAACCGCAGACTTGGTCAGGCGGCTTATCAAGTCATCTGGGACACGATTGCTCAGGCTCCCGACGCCTGTGTGTATGTAGTCGATGCGTGGTTTGGTTTCCGTCCCAAAGAGGAACTGCTCCGGTATGTGGATGCGGCCAATATTGATCATGTGATCGAAGTGTGGAATCAGGTGTCGCCCGAGACGGTGGTTGAACGTTACAAACAGCGTTTACCCTACCGACGAAAAGGCCATCCCGGTGCTGAATATCTGCCTGAACTGGAAACATTAGCCCAAAAAGCAAAACCGATGCATATCGGGGAGCTGATTTGGCTCGATCAGGACGATACGCCGAGTCACACCCAATTATTACCGGAAATCAGCGCACGGATAGCAGCCCGCGACCCGGTCAAAAAAACGATTAACTCTTAA
- a CDS encoding PTS sugar transporter subunit IIA, whose protein sequence is MLKALLVEADAIQLQVDVQNWQEALDIAARPLLEHQFIDPSYLDAIKSTTEETGPYYVFEDERFALPHARPEDGVNRLGFSLVTLKHPITIQSSPEVDLIIMLCALDGHSHIEQGLRPIFERLGDAKTRARLKQATTKEEVLNLL, encoded by the coding sequence ATGCTGAAAGCGCTTTTAGTAGAAGCCGATGCCATCCAGTTACAAGTGGATGTACAAAACTGGCAAGAGGCTCTCGATATTGCGGCTCGCCCACTGTTGGAGCATCAATTTATCGATCCCTCTTATTTAGATGCGATTAAATCGACCACCGAAGAAACCGGCCCTTATTATGTGTTCGAAGACGAACGGTTTGCACTGCCCCATGCCCGTCCGGAGGACGGTGTCAACCGGCTCGGTTTTAGTTTAGTGACCCTCAAACATCCGATTACCATTCAATCAAGCCCTGAAGTGGATCTGATCATCATGTTATGTGCGTTAGATGGTCACAGTCATATTGAACAAGGTCTTCGGCCTATTTTTGAACGACTCGGTGATGCCAAGACCCGGGCACGATTAAAACAGGCGACGACCAAAGAAGAGGTGCTGAATTTACTATGA